From Aptenodytes patagonicus chromosome 1, bAptPat1.pri.cur, whole genome shotgun sequence, one genomic window encodes:
- the C1H3orf38 gene encoding uncharacterized protein C3orf38 homolog, whose product MASLGLSEREQAGCRELLEFLETEELMALTDTVTNRLVHPESRQEAIHAILVYSQNVEEVLKRRKVYREIIFKYLAAQGIPVPPSSEKHLLIDRVKQYWSGQLTTRSSESGERKPHAKSRGERQKSPQDDIHDLGGEFCQWFFELLNSQHPLGLKSEERWGPQHFWEDARMKFCYNTFEKNMEEYVGAEMVSLRLLSLVKEEYLLFNPNLHANGLKCATSQHGLVLVAVAGTVHRDNTCLGIFEQIFGLISCPVRENTWKIKVVNLKIVGQNALEPGMQIEKPSIKYEPNQLQELYDGKELTVFEPQKF is encoded by the exons atgGCGTCGCTGGGCCTGAGCGAGCGGGAGCAAGCTGGGTGCCGCGAGCTCTTGGAGTTTCTGGAGACCGAGGAGCTGATGGCGCTGACGGACACCGTCACCAACCGCCTGGTGCACCCGGAGAGCCGCCAAG AAGCCATTCATGCCATTTTGGTTTACAGCCAAAATGTAGAAGAAGTTTTGAAACGCAGAAAAGTCTATcgagaaataatttttaagtatttggCAGCACAAGGAATTCCAGTGCCTCCTTCCTCTGAGAAACATCTACTCATTGATCGTGTAAAGCAGTACTGGAGTGGGCAGCTCACAACACGTTCCTCAGAGTCAGGGGAGAGAAAACCACACGCAAAG AGTCGTGGAGAGAGACAAAAGTCACCACAAGATGACATTCATGATCTAGGAGGAGAGTTCTGTCAATGGTTCTTTGAACTCCTGAATTCTCAACATCCCTTGGGACTAAAATCTGAAGAAAGATGGGGACCACAGCATTTTTGGGAGGATGCCAGGATGAAGTTCTGTTacaacacatttgaaaaaaacatggaagaatATGTTGGTGCAGAAATGGTGAGCCTTCGTCTGCTCTCGTTGGTTAAAGAAGAGTATCTTCTATTCAACCCTAATTTGCACGCCAATGGACTGAAATGTGCCACGTCTCAACATGGGTTAGTGCTGGTAGCAGTGGCTGGCACGGTACATAGAGACAACACTTGTTTGGGCATCTTTGAACAAATTTTTGGACTCATTAGCTGTCCCGTTAGGGAGAATACCTGGAAAATAAAAGTTGTGAATCTTAAAATAGTTGGACAGAATGCCCTGGAGCCTGGGATGCAAATTGAGAAACCCTCCATAAAATACGAGCCAAACCAACTTCAAGAGTTGTATGATGGGAAAGAACTGACTGTGTTTGAACCTCAGAAATTCTGA
- the ZNF654 gene encoding zinc finger protein 654: protein MAEDESDQESERLSEELEALVTPGLPAGLPALLNSQYYCRRFCQVVEDYAGRWQVPLPQLQVLQTALCCFTSACVSFPAECEHVQYVLSSLALSFFELLLFFGKDEFYEDPLKDILGSIQECQNLLNRYRNMNLELVTRIIRDGGPWEDPVLQAILKAKPVSQELVNKYLSSENPLFFELRARYLIACERIPEAMALIKSCINHPDISKDLYFHQALFTCLYMSPLEDQLFQEHLLRTDCKSGIEIICNTEKEGKTTLALQLCESFLVPQLQNGDMYCIWDLIFIWSKLQLKSNPSKQVFVDQCYQLLRIATNVRVIFPFMKVIKDEVGEDGLQICVEICGCALQLDLREDPNMKSLIYKAIAHFLPNDLEILRICALSIFFLERTLESYYTVEHLYKCADEEYNECTSSVQNRVRFELLPILKKGLFFDPEFWNFLMIKQNCLALLGDKAFVGLSESTLENSTANTEKITEYRALSEERVCLTDVSNGELDPEDLSEAQSKGNVKKNHEALEASKMLDQTVPRHRCVICNKEFVGGHIVKHAQAHQKKGSFSCVLCTRKFRQRGLMLKHLKNHVRKIERQHLAAVLEASQQAPALNELECSDVSLSLENGNSDGSKDNEPETAIAPSADQVVQVEEENAEQVFDAVENHLSDQDDATENSSDSCFNNVPDALSTESLPEDDESSSKESPILHKVNGAFCPQKDIDAMDEEGSFKCPANGCARVFKKIRFLNKHARKAHPTDLKVQQHIMKWNKGKCRFCQRKFADSQHFIDHLKRHVYPNVYFCLHFNCNQRFKLSTELAEHTKSHSVFKAQCNFAECCELFEELPLLYEHEAQHYLNKTPECSEDASEKDSSDDPSELCSYQDDDESINEKETVDLPIPTWKSRKDSTEPKTYIQSVEKKANNVIHNGNESSSEGGTTVLSLIDQKTPVLQPNSENCNVVSDQLVNGHSDVDQTSSKSSEIPLDRVADETRTENGSVLPVLQNCHDIPQNNAAASQLPSKPNQTTENTSYGVILTKPYVRPLPPSYLDERYISMPKRRKILTDKVDAHSEQDKFCSKSTERFRCGNCLTIYCNSEALEAHLAQKKCQTLFGFDSDDESA from the exons GTTGTTGAAGATTATGCTGGAAGATGGCAGGTTCCTTTGCCTCAGCTTCAGGTGCTTCAGACGGCGCTCTGTTGTTTCACGTCTGCCTGTGTATCATTCCCAGCTGAATGTGAGCACGTACAATACGTATTGAGTAGCCTAGCTTT GAGTTTTTTTgaattgctgctgttctttggaaAGGACGAGTTCTATGAAGATCCTTTGAAAGATATTTTAGGTTCAATCCAG GAATGTCAGAACCTTCTAAATAGATACAGAAATATGAACCTGGAACTAGTGACTCGCATCATCCGAGATGGTGGACCATGGGAGGATCCAGTATTACAAGCAATTCTTAAGGCAAAGCCTGTATCACAGGAATTAG TTAACAAATATTTAAGCTCTGAAAATCCACTGTTCTTTGAACTACGTGCCAGATACCTTATTGCCTGTGAACGCATCCCTGAGGCAATGGCTCTTATCAAATCTTGCATAAATCATCCAGATATCAGTAAAGATCTGTATTTCCATCAAGCTCTTTTCACCTGTCTTTATATGTCACCATTAGAAGATCAGCTATTCCAGGAG CACTTGTTGAGGACTGATTGCAAGAGTGGAATTGAGATCATCTGCAACActgaaaaagaagggaagacTACCTTAGCCTTACAGCTATGTGAATCGTTCCTAGTCCCACAGCTTCAAAATGGGGACATGTATTGTATATG GGACCTGATCTTCATTTGGAGTAAACTGCAGCTTAAATCTAACCCatcaaaacaagtatttgttGACCAGTGCTACCAGCTTTTAAGAATTGCTACAAATGTCAGAGTAATTTTCCCTTTCATGAAAGTCATTAAGGATGAA GTTGGTGAAGATGGTCTTCAGATATGTGTTGAGATATGTGGATGTGCCCTACAGTTAGACCTCCGTGAAGATCCCAACATGAAAAGTCTTATTTATAAAGCAATTGCTCATTTTCTGCCAAATGACTTGGAGATCCTCAGAATTTGTGCTCTTTCAATCTTTTTTCTTGAGCGCACCTTGGAATCGTACTACACTGTTGAACATTTGTATAAATGTGCAGATGAAGAATACAATGAGTGCACTAGTTCTGTTCAAAACCGTGTACGTTTTGAATTGCTTCCGATTTtgaaaaaaggtttgttttttgaTCCTGAGTTTTGGAATTTCTTGATGATCAAGCAGAATTGTTTAGCATTATTGGGGGATAAAGCCTTTGTTGGCTTAAGTGAAAGTACACTGGAAAACTCTACTGCAAATACAGAGAAGATAACAGAGTATAGGGCTCTGAGCGAGGAACGTGTCTGTTTAACAGATGTCAGCAATGGGGAGCTTGACCCTGAAGACCTCTCTGAAGCCCAGTCCAAAGGTAATGTCAAAAAGAACCATGAAGCTCTTGAGGCATCTAAAATGTTAGATCAAACTGTACCAAGGCACCGCTGTGTGATATGCAACAAGGAATTTGTTGGTGGTCACATCGTGAAACATGCACAAGCTCACCAAAAAAAGGGCAGTTTTTCCTGTGTACTTTGCACCAGAAAGTTCAGGCAAAGAGGACTTATGCTGAAGCACTTAAAGAATCACGTCAGGAAGATAGAAAGGCAACATCTTGCTGCAGTTCTTGAGGCTAGtcagcaggctcctgctcttaATGAACTAGAATGTTCTGATGTTTCTCTGTCTCTTGAAAACGGGAATTCTGATGGTTCCAAAGATAATGAACCAGAGACTGCAATAGCTCCAAGTGCTGACCAAGTGGTCcaagtggaggaggagaatgCAGAACAGGTATTTGATGCGGTGGAAAACCATCTAAGTGACCAGGATGATGCTACTGAAAATAGTAGTGACAGCTGTTTTAATAACGTTCCTGATGCTTTAAGTACAGAAAGTTTGCCCGAAGATGATGAGAGCTCCAGTAAAGAGTCACCTATTCTGCATAAAGTGAATGGAGCTTTTTGCCCTCAAAAAGACATTGATGCTATGGATGAGGAAGGAAGCTTTAAGTGCCCTGCTAATGGTTGTGCTAGAGTGTTTAAAAAGATAAGATTCCTCAATAAACACGCAAGAAAAGCTCATCCAACTGATTTGAAGGTGCAGCAGCATATAATGAAATGGAATAAAGGAAAATGCCGGTTCTGCCAGAGAAAATTTGCTGATTCCCAACATTTTATAGACCACCTGAAGAGACATGTGTATCCAAATGTTTACTTTTGTTTACACTTTAATTGTAATCAGAGATTTAAGCTGTCAACTGAGCTTGCAGAACATACAAAAAGTCATAGTGTTTTTAAAGCTCAATGCAATTTTGCAGAGTGCTGTGAGCTATTTGAGGAGCTCCCTTTGCTGTACGAACATGAGGCTCagcattatttaaataaaacgCCAGAATGTTCAGAAGATGCAAGTGAAAAAGATTCTTCAGATGATCCTTCAGAACTTTGTAGTTACCAAGATGATGATGAATctattaatgaaaaagaaactgtagATTTACCAATTCCAACTTGGAAGTCAAGGAAGGATTCTACAGAACCAAAGACATATATTCAAAGTGTtgagaagaaagcaaataatGTAATTCACAATGGAAATGAAAGTTCATCTGAGGGTGGCACTACAGTTTTAAGTTTGATAGACCAAAAGACACCTGTGTTACAGCCAAATTCTGAAAACTGTAATGTTGTTAGCGACCAACTAGTCAATGGGCACAGTGACGTAGATCAGACATCATCAAAGTCATCAGAAATACCTTTGGACAGAGTGGCAGATGAAACAAGGACAGAAAATGGGTCAGTGTTACCAGTTTTACAGAATTGTCATGATATACCACAAAATAATGCTGCTGCCTCGCAATTACCTTCTAAACCAAATCAGACAACAGAGAATACTTCATATGGTGTCATCTTAACAAAACCGTATGTTAGACCATTGCCTCCAAGTTATCTTGATGAACGATACATTAGCATGCCAAAACGTAGAAAAATTTTGACTGATAAAGTAGATGCTCATTCTGAACAAGATAAATTTTGTAGCAAATCAACAGAAAGATTTAGATGTGGCAACTGCTTGACCATCTACTGTAATTCAGAAGCACTTGAGGCTCACCTTGCACAAAAGAAGTGTCAGACGCTCTTTGGATTCGATTCAGATGATGAAA gtgcCTGA